CCTTCAATCGCCGGAGAGCGTGAGGTTAGTGACGGCCATCGCCGGAGAAAATCACGTTGCAAATAGGAGCGGAGGTGTTACTGCATACCGAGCAGGCGGAGAAGGTCTGGTGCCCTCTCGTTTCCGACCAGCACCCGCCGTTGTTCAGGGCGCACCTGCCCGGCCCGACCGCTGCAGCACAGACACGGCACGGCACCAAGGTCTCAGCGTCGTGCGGCGGCATGAGAGAGGCCAAGGGAAAAAACGGGGGGTTACCTTGGCAGTCCGTGTAGCCATCGCCCTCGTAGCGGACGCCGTTCACGACGGGGCACTCGCAGACGCGGCCCCGGTACGTGTCCCGGCAGGCCGTGACGTTCGTGGCCTCGTCGCGCCAGCACCCGCCGTTCCTGTGCAGGCACTGGTTCGTCTCGATGTCTGCAGATGCAAAGGCAGGGATCTCGTCAGGTAGGAATTTCGTCAGGCATTTTGCAGAGGACGGAATCAACGGGGTCATGTTTCGGTCTCGCAAGCTGCTTGAAGAACAGTTTCAGGAATCCTACCAGGGCTGAGGCAGACCCGGGGCTCCGTCCCCTCCTTGAAGCCGGCGCACACGGCCTTGAGCACCGCCGTCCGCTCCAGCTTCCCTGCAAATTGAAACCAGTGTCATCACACTGCAATCAGGCAAGCACCCATGGAACGATGCAGATGTCTGCGACGACGACGCAGGCACAGCAGCCGGCACCGACCTCTGTACTGAACGTTGTTGATGACCAGGGTGGGCAGGATGGTCACGTCGCCGCGCGATCCGCTGCCGATCTGAAACATTGCAGCAAGCATCATGTTACCATGAGGTCTGTCAGATCCAGGCCCGCCTGAAGATTCAGTACTAGAGAAAGCCTGTCTCTTCAGTGCAGTCCGCGAGAGGAATTGTGAATCCCAGGAGGAAGATCGCCGCGACGAACCTGGTCTTCCTGCTCCTTGGACAGCACGGCGTTCTCGGCGTCGGCCTCGGGGTCGCCCATGCACTCCAGCACCTTCTTCAGGTCCAACCCTGTTTCCCATTCCACCACGTTATTCGCACGATCAGAGACAGGCTGTTCGGTCATTCCGACGAGCTGACGTGGCACGGCGGCGAGAGGTGCTGGCAGGCAAACTCACCGAGCGCGGTGACGACGTCCTCGGCGCAGGTCTTGCTGTACTTCTTCTCCTTCATGGAGCACCGGATCTTGTAGTCCATGACGTAGTCCCACCACGTCCAGGGCCGGCCGCTCTCGTTGGCGACGCGGTGCACGCACAGCTGCCGCAGGTTCTCCACCACCACGTCCTTGCCGTCGTACCCCGCCCCGAAGTCCTGCTCCGGGTCCGGCGCGCAGTACCTGCGATCCGGCCGTCACCACCGTCGATCAGCCACTGACGCAAGCTCTcaccgtcgccggcggcggcgccgggatgCAGCCTGAACGTACCTGCCGTGGTTGATGCACTGGGACTTGCACTGCTGCGTCAGCCGGAACGCCTCCGGGCAGTACCAGGTGATGTAGTGCGGCGTGAAGCGCGCGTAGCCGCCGCGCTCCAGGAGCTGCGCGTGGCCCCGGAACCCGCGCACGAACTCCATCTGCTCGTCGCACCGAGCACCGCACTCGTCGTTGCTGTTGGTCCAGAGCTCGTACTCGACGCGCTCGTCGGGGTGCGGCATCGACTCGCGCCAGTCCAGcttcaccaccacctcctcgccgtcgccggccaccTTCTGCGCCATCTTCTTCAGGGACTCGCCGAACGCGCGGTTCACCAGCGCCGACGGGATGTTGATCTTGTCGATGTACTCCGTGCCCGGGGACGCCTCCGGGCTGTCCATCGTCAGCAGCT
The genomic region above belongs to Panicum hallii strain FIL2 chromosome 4, PHallii_v3.1, whole genome shotgun sequence and contains:
- the LOC112888923 gene encoding vacuolar-sorting receptor 6-like codes for the protein MMARRAPWLAGLVAVQLWLIVAVRARFVVEKSSVRVLAPEHIRGHHDAAIGNFGVPDYGGTLTGVVIYPDKKATGCAEFDTKFKSRSRRPVILLLDRGECYFALKAWNAQRAGAAALLIADSVDEQLLTMDSPEASPGTEYIDKINIPSALVNRAFGESLKKMAQKVAGDGEEVVVKLDWRESMPHPDERVEYELWTNSNDECGARCDEQMEFVRGFRGHAQLLERGGYARFTPHYITWYCPEAFRLTQQCKSQCINHGRYCAPDPEQDFGAGYDGKDVVVENLRQLCVHRVANESGRPWTWWDYVMDYKIRCSMKEKKYSKTCAEDVVTALGLDLKKVLECMGDPEADAENAVLSKEQEDQIGSGSRGDVTILPTLVINNVQYRGKLERTAVLKAVCAGFKEGTEPRVCLSPDIETNQCLHRNGGCWRDEATNVTACRDTYRGRVCECPVVNGVRYEGDGYTDCQAVGPGRCALNNGGCWSETRGHQTFSACSETALTGCRCPPGFHGDGHKCEDLDECREKLACTCPDCHCKNTWGNYECTCKGNQLYIRGEDVCIANSMSKLGWFIILVAVACVAGVGIAGYVFYKYRLRSYMDSEIMSIMSQYMPLDSQNNENQPLRQHDSEALRH